A single Streptomyces sannanensis DNA region contains:
- a CDS encoding DUF6296 family protein gives MGRADAYELVFTDAVQEAPGTEDIVVVHRTDRSGPGGHPIYADDTGIVQAEISDRGEVRMIASSGHQQPSTVVQARPLA, from the coding sequence GTGGGTCGGGCCGACGCATATGAACTGGTGTTCACCGATGCAGTCCAGGAAGCACCGGGGACCGAGGACATCGTGGTGGTGCACCGCACCGACCGCAGCGGACCGGGGGGGCACCCGATTTACGCCGATGACACCGGCATCGTGCAGGCGGAGATCAGCGACCGCGGCGAAGTGCGGATGATCGCCAGCAGCGGCCACCAGCAGCCCTCCACGGTCGTGCAGGCCCGGCCCTTGGCGTAG